One Rhodospirillales bacterium DNA segment encodes these proteins:
- a CDS encoding aminotransferase class I/II-fold pyridoxal phosphate-dependent enzyme: protein MPSLARTAFSAHPNAASPPPIRAASALPPAPSSRVEPITVITRIAARGSLAPFIAMDVMREANARETSARALAGRRVLHLEVGQPSTPAPARVRDAARTAIATERLGYTDALGLPELRQRIARHYAETYGVVVDWRRIAITTGSSGAFILAFLAAFDPGDRVCVATPGYPAYRNILAALGVDVALLEVGEESRYQPTPSLIDAAGGRFNGLIVASPANPTGTMLDGEALRRLAGYCAARGAWLISDEIYHGITYGAPAVTALAVSDSAIVVNSFSKYYAMTGWRLGWLVLPEALLRPVECLAQNLFISPPTISQRAALHAFDCARELDDNVARYARNRRLLLDGLPRAGFARLAPADGAFYIYAELGGPNPDSVAFARRMLIETDVAATPGIDFDPRRGTRFIRFSFAGETDEISEAIERLIAWRQ, encoded by the coding sequence ATGCCATCGCTTGCCCGGACGGCATTCTCAGCGCACCCGAACGCTGCGTCGCCGCCACCGATCCGCGCGGCCTCGGCCTTGCCGCCAGCACCGAGTAGCCGGGTGGAGCCGATCACCGTGATCACCAGGATCGCCGCGCGCGGAAGCCTCGCCCCGTTCATCGCCATGGACGTGATGCGCGAAGCCAACGCGCGTGAGACGAGCGCCCGCGCGTTGGCCGGCCGGCGCGTCCTGCACCTCGAGGTCGGTCAGCCGTCAACGCCGGCGCCGGCCCGGGTGCGCGACGCCGCACGCACGGCGATCGCCACCGAGCGCCTTGGCTACACCGACGCGCTCGGCCTGCCGGAGCTGCGCCAGCGCATCGCCCGGCACTACGCGGAGACGTACGGCGTTGTTGTGGACTGGCGGCGCATCGCCATAACCACGGGATCGTCCGGGGCGTTCATCCTCGCCTTTCTCGCCGCGTTCGATCCTGGCGACCGTGTTTGCGTCGCGACGCCCGGCTATCCCGCATACCGCAATATTCTGGCCGCGCTCGGCGTCGACGTCGCGCTCCTCGAGGTCGGCGAGGAGAGCCGGTATCAGCCGACACCATCGCTGATCGACGCCGCTGGCGGTCGGTTCAATGGGCTAATCGTCGCCAGCCCGGCCAATCCCACCGGAACCATGCTGGATGGCGAGGCTTTGCGCCGCCTCGCCGGATATTGCGCAGCGCGCGGCGCATGGCTGATTTCCGACGAAATCTACCACGGCATCACCTACGGCGCGCCCGCTGTTACCGCGCTCGCCGTCAGCGACTCGGCCATCGTCGTCAACAGCTTTTCCAAATACTACGCCATGACCGGATGGCGCCTTGGCTGGCTGGTGCTGCCCGAGGCTCTGCTGCGACCGGTCGAATGCCTGGCGCAGAACCTGTTCATCTCGCCGCCGACAATCTCGCAGCGCGCGGCCCTGCACGCCTTCGATTGCGCTCGGGAGCTCGATGACAACGTCGCCCGCTACGCCCGCAATCGCCGGTTGCTGCTCGACGGGCTGCCACGCGCCGGTTTCGCTCGTCTCGCGCCCGCCGACGGCGCCTTTTATATCTACGCGGAACTGGGCGGCCCCAACCCTGACAGCGTCGCGTTCGCCCGCCGCATGCTGATTGAAACCGACGTCGCGGCGACGCCCGGTATCGATTTCGATCCCAGGCGCGGAACCCGATTCATCCGCTTCTCGTTCGCGGGGGAGACCGACGAGATCAGCGAGGCCATCGAGCGCCTGATCGCCTGGCGGCAATAG
- a CDS encoding gamma-glutamyltransferase has product MQTALAAEPEVRRILAAPAGRGLVGEGDTLIQPDLAGVLANIRVSGPIDFYTGTLADSFAADVRKAGGSTTARDLADYLPHWLQPLAISYDDKRAYFAPPPPAGGVIAGEMWAMLAKDDAYVDATETERDALVVTTAERAFADRRQWPEDIADPQSLVSSAHVEALMAETRGATTSAAATSRPPATENPAAASFIAIDVEGGAVACTVTLNSLFGTGRVAAGTGIVLASLPGQGGRGASMLTPMLVVKPSGRQFVFAGAAAGGVTAPTALVDVAARTLLAHEPVAAALAAPRMHGGSDPGYVFIEPGVSPQSVQALVNQGDTAVSVDRHLGEVNAIACPDGILSAPERCVAATDPRGLGLAASTE; this is encoded by the coding sequence GTGCAAACCGCCCTCGCCGCCGAGCCCGAGGTCAGACGCATTCTCGCCGCTCCCGCGGGGCGGGGTCTCGTCGGCGAAGGAGATACGCTCATCCAACCCGACCTTGCCGGCGTGCTGGCCAATATCCGTGTCTCGGGTCCAATCGACTTTTATACTGGGACCCTTGCGGACTCTTTTGCCGCCGACGTGCGAAAGGCCGGTGGTTCGACGACGGCGCGCGATCTCGCCGACTATCTGCCGCACTGGCTTCAGCCGCTCGCCATTAGCTACGACGACAAGCGGGCGTATTTCGCGCCACCGCCGCCGGCGGGCGGGGTGATCGCCGGCGAGATGTGGGCGATGCTGGCCAAGGACGACGCCTATGTCGATGCCACGGAGACCGAACGCGACGCACTGGTGGTGACGACCGCAGAGCGGGCGTTCGCCGATCGCCGTCAATGGCCGGAGGACATCGCCGATCCGCAGAGTCTCGTCTCCTCCGCACATGTCGAAGCGCTGATGGCGGAGACCCGCGGTGCCACCACCTCCGCCGCGGCAACCTCCCGGCCGCCGGCGACCGAAAATCCCGCGGCGGCGAGCTTCATCGCCATCGATGTCGAGGGCGGCGCGGTCGCGTGCACGGTCACCCTCAACAGCCTGTTCGGCACCGGGCGAGTCGCCGCCGGCACAGGCATTGTCCTTGCTTCGTTGCCGGGGCAGGGCGGCCGCGGCGCCTCGATGCTCACACCGATGCTGGTGGTCAAGCCATCAGGTCGTCAATTCGTCTTCGCCGGCGCCGCGGCGGGAGGGGTCACAGCGCCCACCGCGCTCGTGGACGTCGCCGCACGCACACTGCTGGCGCACGAGCCCGTCGCGGCGGCGCTGGCCGCCCCGCGCATGCACGGTGGCAGCGATCCCGGATACGTGTTCATCGAACCGGGGGTCAGTCCCCAGAGCGTCCAGGCGCTGGTCAATCAGGGGGATACCGCCGTTTCGGTCGACCGCCACCTCGGTGAGGTCAATGCCATCGCTTGCCCGGACGGCATTCTCAGCGCACCCGAACGCTGCGTCGCCGCCACCGATCCGCGCGGCCTCGGCCTTGCCGCCAGCACCGAGTAG
- a CDS encoding gamma-glutamyltransferase, whose protein sequence is MAVRRKMRKEPYKVWCRAYKASVGLRRRQFTLLAVVAAVLAGCGKATPVSGTVGSLAGFVGAVAADEPQAALIGRQTLLSGGTAADAAVAMYFSMAVTLPSKASLGGGGRCITFSPRTNETSVLDFLARPSSPPPAGADRPTAVPGNIRGLAALHGLYGRLRW, encoded by the coding sequence ATGGCGGTTAGACGAAAGATGCGCAAAGAACCCTACAAGGTCTGGTGCCGTGCCTACAAAGCTAGTGTTGGCCTGCGGCGGCGTCAATTCACGCTCTTGGCAGTCGTCGCCGCCGTACTCGCCGGCTGCGGCAAGGCAACGCCGGTGTCGGGAACCGTGGGCTCCCTCGCCGGCTTCGTCGGCGCGGTCGCGGCCGATGAGCCTCAGGCGGCGCTGATCGGCCGACAGACGCTGTTATCCGGTGGAACGGCGGCCGACGCAGCCGTCGCGATGTATTTCTCAATGGCGGTTACGTTGCCCTCCAAGGCCAGCCTCGGCGGTGGCGGGCGATGCATCACCTTCAGTCCGCGCACGAACGAGACATCGGTGCTCGATTTTCTCGCCCGGCCGTCCTCGCCGCCGCCCGCGGGAGCGGATCGGCCGACCGCGGTGCCCGGAAACATCCGCGGCCTCGCCGCCCTGCACGGGCTCTATGGCCGGCTGCGCTGGTAG
- a CDS encoding M48 family metallopeptidase, which yields MSLFPVGEVSAAPTAFIRDTEVENTIRGYATPIFLAAGLDPTAVRIYLVNDKQINAFVAGGQNLFINTGLLMQSEDAGQVIGIIAHEAGHIAGGHLVRVQDALSRGTAESILSMVLGTAAAVAGAPQVGAAVISGGQNVALRNYLHYTQTQEGSADAAAMRFLDATHQSARGLLDFFHLLSGQELLIAVHQDPYLRTHPLTEDRIQALEAFVAKSPYSDVPVRPSFQAQHRRMLAKLHAFLDDPVITRRRYPDSDQSLEARYAHAIVEHRQAHTSQAITIIDQLISEHPDDPYFYELKGQILFESGQPVSALEPYEKAVAILPDAPLIRVDLARVQMATNDAKLLPSAIENLQTSLRQEPNRPFVWRQLAIALGRNGQMGESSLALAEESMLLNKLPEAKFHAGKAVRDLPAGSPAWLKAEDILQVAENAKPQ from the coding sequence ATGAGTCTCTTCCCTGTGGGGGAGGTTTCGGCGGCGCCGACTGCGTTTATTCGCGATACGGAAGTTGAAAATACCATTCGCGGCTATGCGACGCCAATCTTCCTCGCCGCGGGGCTCGATCCCACGGCGGTTCGCATCTACTTGGTAAACGACAAGCAGATCAACGCTTTTGTCGCTGGCGGTCAGAACCTTTTCATCAACACCGGTCTTTTGATGCAGAGCGAGGACGCGGGCCAGGTCATCGGCATCATCGCTCACGAAGCCGGACACATCGCTGGCGGGCACCTCGTCCGGGTTCAAGACGCCCTCTCGCGCGGCACCGCCGAGAGCATACTTTCCATGGTTCTCGGCACCGCGGCGGCGGTCGCCGGCGCACCGCAGGTGGGCGCGGCGGTCATCTCGGGCGGTCAGAACGTGGCGCTGCGCAATTATCTGCACTACACCCAGACCCAGGAGGGTTCGGCCGACGCGGCGGCAATGCGATTCCTCGATGCCACGCATCAATCCGCGCGTGGACTTCTCGACTTTTTTCATCTTCTCAGCGGTCAGGAACTGCTGATCGCGGTGCACCAGGATCCCTACCTACGGACTCACCCGCTCACCGAGGACCGGATTCAAGCGCTCGAGGCCTTCGTCGCCAAGTCGCCGTATTCCGATGTTCCGGTACGGCCGAGCTTTCAGGCACAGCATCGGCGCATGTTGGCAAAGCTGCACGCGTTCCTGGATGATCCGGTGATCACCCGGCGGCGCTATCCGGACAGCGATCAGAGCCTGGAAGCCCGTTACGCCCATGCGATCGTCGAACACCGTCAGGCACACACGTCGCAGGCGATCACGATCATCGATCAACTGATCAGCGAACACCCGGACGATCCCTACTTCTACGAGTTGAAGGGGCAGATCCTGTTCGAAAGCGGACAACCCGTATCGGCGCTGGAGCCGTATGAAAAGGCCGTGGCAATTCTGCCCGATGCGCCGTTGATCCGCGTCGACTTGGCGCGGGTGCAAATGGCGACGAACGATGCAAAGCTGCTGCCTTCGGCCATTGAAAACCTTCAGACATCATTGCGCCAGGAACCGAATCGACCGTTCGTCTGGCGGCAGTTGGCGATCGCGCTCGGACGAAACGGGCAGATGGGCGAAAGTTCTCTTGCGCTTGCCGAGGAATCGATGCTCCTCAACAAACTTCCGGAAGCAAAGTTTCACGCCGGCAAGGCAGTCCGCGATTTGCCGGCGGGCTCGCCCGCCTGGCTGAAGGCGGAAGACATCCTGCAGGTGGCTGAGAACGCCAAGCCGCAATAG
- a CDS encoding DsbA family protein, giving the protein MTDAQKREVEKVIHDYIMAHPEVMIDALRGYQERQRQSAEKDAKQAVAANLDAIERDPASPVAGNPNGDVTIVEFFDYHCGYCKKAAPAVQELLKTDPNIRLVFKEFPILGDESVQAAHYALAAWKVAPGKYMPFHVALMEIRGSLSESRILDAAKSVGIDPAKLKAAKDDPAIGSAIEQTLILARTLQVSGTPAFVIGGQLVPGAIDVEAMRDMVKTARDG; this is encoded by the coding sequence ATGACCGACGCGCAAAAGCGTGAAGTTGAAAAGGTCATCCATGATTATATCATGGCGCATCCGGAGGTCATGATCGATGCCCTGCGCGGCTATCAGGAACGTCAGCGGCAGTCGGCGGAAAAAGATGCGAAGCAGGCCGTCGCCGCCAATCTCGACGCTATCGAACGTGATCCCGCATCGCCCGTGGCGGGAAACCCCAACGGAGACGTGACGATCGTCGAGTTTTTCGATTACCACTGCGGCTATTGCAAGAAAGCCGCGCCCGCCGTCCAGGAACTGCTCAAGACTGATCCCAATATTCGCCTCGTGTTCAAGGAGTTCCCCATCCTTGGCGACGAGTCGGTGCAGGCGGCGCACTATGCGCTTGCCGCGTGGAAGGTCGCGCCGGGCAAGTACATGCCGTTTCACGTCGCGCTGATGGAGATTCGCGGCTCATTGAGCGAATCACGAATTCTTGATGCGGCGAAGAGCGTGGGCATCGATCCGGCGAAGCTGAAGGCGGCGAAAGACGATCCGGCGATCGGATCGGCGATCGAGCAGACGCTGATCCTTGCCCGCACGCTTCAGGTCAGCGGCACGCCGGCGTTCGTCATTGGCGGTCAGCTGGTGCCGGGCGCCATCGACGTCGAGGCCATGCGGGACATGGTCAAGACCGCGCGCGACGGCTAG